A stretch of the Panicum virgatum strain AP13 chromosome 9N, P.virgatum_v5, whole genome shotgun sequence genome encodes the following:
- the LOC120689901 gene encoding uncharacterized protein LOC120689901, whose amino-acid sequence MAEQYTPHLYLLFDDWHSGFSIRKVSLSRRSGKQPLSSASGKEGVVPVPEVFMHIRAPRGFPDLFTSAFGTKIMAMHTKMADDTAGIPMIDVQEQTITFGPQPCTYHCFPICFPIGANRLFVLDTGTFDRYLWTPEHSEEPWGSQALPPPPFNTANVSSYGVLPDGCILVSTTKSFGGARTFIFVTTKEEHVWKPCCNWVLPFTGRGHYVLSLGGFVGLSKDGYLYCSTMAATTTGTSPDVKRTKEKVYTERQHVSATLVHMGQGKFGLVECVSIDNRITGQDLRESCAEFNEPLGDDVDDMSDFVGGGPQGGRCMYHLRTFNLSYDPKGDCLKLKSCKGQSCWYSLPHEARIGSVCMDPVAFWL is encoded by the coding sequence ATGGCAGAGCAGTATACGCCGCACCTTTACCTTTTGTTCGATGACTGGCACTCTGGATTCTCCATCCGCAAGGTGAGCTTGTCGCGCAGATCAGGCAAACAGCCCTTATCGTCTGCCTCAGGCAAAGAAGGCGTTGTGCCCGTGCCTGAAGTTTTCATGCACATCCGGGCGCCGCGTGGGTTTCCCGACTTGTTCACGTCAGCCTTTGGCACTAAGATCATGGCGATGCATACCAAAATGGCTGATGATACAGCGGGCATCCCAATGATCGACGTCCAGGAACAGACCATAACCTTTGGACCTCAGCCCTGCACCTATCATTGTTTTCCAATCTGCTTCCCCATCGGTGCCAATAGGCTATTCGTTCTGGATACGGGCACATTTGATCGCTACCTCTGGACGCCGGAACATAGTGAAGAACCATGGGGGTCGCAggccctccctcctccgccaTTCAACACGGCCAATGTCTCCTCCTATGGCGTGCTACCTGATGGATGCATCCTCGTCAGTACTACTAAGAGCTTTGGTGGCGCACGCACCTTCATCTTCGTCACCACCAAGGAGGAGCATGTGTGGAAACCATGCTGTAATTGGGTGTTGCCCTTCACTGGCCGTGGACACTATGTCCTCTCCCTGGGCGGTTTTGTCGGTCTCTCCAAAGATGGGTACCTCTACTGCAGCACCatggctgccaccaccaccggcaCTTCCCCTGATGTCAAGCGCACCAAGGAGAAGGTGTACACTGAGAGGCAGCATGTAAGTGCCACCCTTGTGCACATGGGCCAGGGGAAATTCGGCCTTGTGGAGTGTGTATCTATTGATAACAGAATTACTGGTCAGGACCTCAGGGAGTCATGTGCTGAGTTCAATGAGCCGCTGGGGGATGATGTGGATGATATGTCAGATTTTGTGGGAGGTGGGCCCCAAGGCGGCCGCTGTATGTATCATCTTAGGACCTTCAACCTCAGTTATGACCCGAAAGGAGACTGTTTGAAGCTTAAAAGCTGCAAGGGTCAGAGTTGTTGGTACAGCCTGCCTCATGAAGCAAGAATCGGTTCCGTCTGTATGGATCCAGTGGCATTTTGGCTGTGA